In the Mauremys mutica isolate MM-2020 ecotype Southern chromosome 13, ASM2049712v1, whole genome shotgun sequence genome, one interval contains:
- the LOC123347307 gene encoding olfactory receptor 5V1-like, with product SFLDVCYSSVTLPNMLKIFITDKTTISFNGCIAQMCFILLTGCTEIFMLSAMAYDRYAAICHPLHYATTMNIQFCSQLVGGAWSISLFYSLVNTVPVSYLHFCGPNHVSGFSCEFPSLLDLSCMKTLLNEKWFITSAAILGLIAFPPPTVISYIHIISTTLRIRSVEGRRKAFSTCSSHLIVVTLYYGTALFRYLRPNSASSVVLDRMLSIQYGILTPMLNPVIYSLKNKEVKAALRRILGGKSHICHVI from the coding sequence TCCTTCCTTGATGTCTGCTATTCCTCAGTCACTCTCCCTAACATGCTGAAGATCTTCATAACAGATAAGACCACAATTTCTTTCAATGGCTGCATTGCCCAGATGTGCTTCATTCTTCTGACAGGCTGCACTGAAATTTTCATGCTCTCAGCGATGGCTTACGACCGATATGCTGCCATATGTCACCCACTGCATTATGCAACAACTATGAATATACAATTTTGCAGTCAATTGGTGGGTGGTGCCTGGTCAATTAGCTTATTTTATTCACTGGTAAACACTGTTCCTGTGTCATATTTACACTTCTGTGGGCCAAATCATGTCAGTGGTTTCAGTTGTGAGTTCCCTTCTCTGTTAGATTTGTCCTGCATGAAGACCCTCCTCAATGAAAAGTGGTTTATCACTTCTGCAGCAATTTTAGGATTGATTGCATTCCCCCCCCCTACTGTGATCTCCTACATCCACATCATCTCCACCACCTTGAGAATACGTTCCGTGGAGGGCAGgcgtaaagccttctccacctgcagctcccacctcatCGTTGTGACCTTATACTATGGGACTGCTTTATTTAGATACTTGAGACCCAACTCAGCCTCCTCAGTTGTTCTAGACAGGATGTTATCCATCCAGTACGGCATCTTAACCCCCATGTTAAACCCCGtcatctacagcctgaaaaaTAAGGAGgtgaaagcagctctgaggagAATATTGGGAGGGAAATCTCATATTTGTCATGTAATATAA